Below is a window of Candidatus Woesearchaeota archaeon DNA.
GAAGTATTCTTATGATTGATGGCGGAAGTTATTGTTATGAGGTTTTGGATATTTCTTCAAGTGAAATTACTACCTATAGTTATAATGTTTCTTATTTGGATGGAGGAATTAAGTATTTAACTAATAGAAGTGTTATGTATTATCCAGGTAGAGATGGAAAATCTGAATTCCCTACTCTTGGTTTTGGAAGTTTAATCTCTTTAGTTTTTATTTTGTTTTTATTCATTTAGACAACAAAATCAAAAAATTATAAATTTTTAAGCTTTTTGTGAACTTTAAGAGTTCACAAAAATATATAAATGTATTATTTTGTTGTTTATTTAGATGTTAAATAATAAGAAGGCACTTGGAGTTGTTGTGGCAGTTAGTTTACTTATAGTAGTTAGTGTTACAGCTGTTATGAGTTTTAATAATTGGTATGGTTCTTATAGTTCTGATATGTTTGCTAAGGCTGAAGATAGTGCTAGTTCTAATGCAATTACTATTAAAAATGTTTTAGTTGAGTCTAATCAATTACAAATTTATGCTTATACTTCTTCAACTTATGATTTTATTGATAAGATTGATGTTAATGGTGCTTCATGTAATTTACTTGGAAGTGATGTTGTTGATGTTGATTTAACTCAAATTGATTTGGATTGTTCAGGGATTTCAGGTCAGAAGAATTCAATGACTCTTTATACTGTATCTAATATTTACAAGTATGAATTCTTTATCTAAGGATGGAGTTTGTTAAATCAATAGCTATTAGGTATATTCTAATTATTGTTTTTATTAATCTTTTTTTATTTGATTTTTTTTCAGATTTTTTAGGATTTATTTTTACTTATATTTCTTATTTTTTTTTGAATTTGTTTTTTGAGATTAGTTTAGTGTCAGGAAATATTTTATGGCAGAATCATTTGTTTTTGATTGTTGATGAGTGTATTGGTGTTAGTGCTTATATTTTGCTTACATTTTTGTTTTTTTCTATGCATATTAAAAAGGAAGTTTTACTTAAAGGTTGGGGATTTTCAATTTTGGCGTATAGTATTGCTAATTTGATTAGGATAGTATTTTTGATGGCTGCTTTTATTTTATTTGGAGAGAATTTCTTTGAGAGTATTCATTTAATATTTTATGAAGCTTTAACTGGAATTATTGTTGGATTGATTTTTGTTTATTTTTATAGGGAGTATAAAATTAAAGAGAAGCCTTTAGTATCTGATGTGAAAATGATTTTGAAGAAATATTTTTCGTGAAACGGTGTATTTAGATGATGCTAGTGTTGATAGTATTGGAAGTGGTAGCTCATTTAATAATCCATTAGCAGATTCAAATTGTTATGATTCGGGGAATATTGGAACTGTCGGAATTTGGGATGTTTGTAATGGAATGTTTATAGTTGATAGAACTATGCTTTTTTATGCAATAGATAATAATCTTATTAATTCTGGAGAAGATTTTTATTATGAATTTGCTGGTCAAAATTATACTTTAGGAGATTCTAGTTATAATGTATTTACTGGTCAGGTTACTGATAGGGGAGATTTATTAGAATGGGAAACTAATTTTAATTCAAATATAAATTATTGGGATGTTAGTAGTGTTACAAATATGATTCAAATGTTTTATGGAACTTTAATATTTAATCAAGATATAAGTTCTTGGAACGTGAGTAGTGTTACTATGATGGGTATGACTTTTATGGGCCAAAGAGGTATGTTTTCTAATGCAGATAGTTTTAATCAAGATTTGAGTGGTTGGGATGTTGTCCAAGTTAGTCAATGTCACGATTTCGCATATTCTGCAGATTCATATGCCTTACCTAAACCAAATTTTGTTTTATGTACACCTTAAGTGCCTTAAAATTAAATCCCTTTTTTCTTTTCTTTTTTTAAGCTTTAGATTTCCTTTGTTTTTATGAGGTGTGTTTTGTCACACCTACCATATATAGTAGCGTTTCTTTATATACTAGCACAAGATGTTGTGTTTTTCTTAAAAATTGTTGGCGCAAGTGTTGTCTCTGGAGGTAATACACAATTTATATATACTGATAACGGAAAAGTTTAGTATTAGCACAATATCTAGTTGTGTTTTTTGAAATTTAACCATATATGTTGTGAAAATGAACTGCCCATATTGTAATGATTCGGAAATTAAAGTAATTGACTCTAGAGAGAGTAAGGACGGCTCTTCCATTAAGAGAAGAAGAGAGTGCTTTGGTTGTTCTAAGAGATTTTCTACTATTGAGAAAATTCTAAAGCTTGACTTAGAAGTTAAGAAGTCAAATGGTGATATAGAAGTTTTTAATCTTCAGAAAATTAAAAGAAGTTTGCTTAAGGCTTGTGAAAAAAGACCTGTTACCCTAGAACAGATCGAAGAGTTAACTGAAAATATTTTAAAAGATTTAAAGAAAGTAGAAGAGTCTTCAATTCCTACATCAACAGTTGGGAGTATTGTTCTTCGAAACTTGAAAGATGTTGATGAAATTGCCTTTTTGAGATTTATTATTGTACATAATGATTATCAGAATTTATCAGAATTCATGGATGAAGTTGGAAAGTTGAAAAATTTTGATGGACTAACATATAAGAGAAGTAAAGAAAAAGTAATATTAAGTGAGTAAAATGGCAGATATGACAAAATTAGAGGCGAATACAAACATGGTCCAAACCAAATCAGAAGTTAAAAGAGATGAGTTTTTCAAGAAAATTGAAGGTATGTTTTCTCATAAGAGTAAACTTTCTAAAATTATTGATCCACAAGTGATTGTTAATTATAAGGAGACTTATTTTTATTTATTTGAAAAGATTCAAAGTGGAGAGCTTCCTTGTATGAAAGATTATTTTTCAGGGAATGTTTTAGCAAAGAATATTTATAAGAATAAATATTATTTGAAAGATTTATCCAATAAACATATTGAGGAGAGAGCAGAAGATGTTTTTTTAAGAATTGCATCTTATGTTGCTGCAGTTGAGGAGACTCAAGAACTTCGTGAGGAGTATGCTGAGAAATTTTATAGAGATTTATATGATGGTTATTATTTGCCTGGTGGAAGAGTTTTAGCAGGAGCTGGTGATTTATTTAGGATTAAAACTCTTGCAAATTGTTTTGTTTCTGTTATTGGTGAGGATAGTTTGGAAGGTATCTATAAAGCTGCTTATGAAGCTGCAAGGACTTATTCATATGGTGGAGGAATTGGTATAGATATTTCTCAACTTAGACCTAAGGATTCTAGAGTTCATAATGCTGCAGACCAGTCAACTGGAGCTGTTAGTTTTATGGAACTTTATTCTTTAACTACTGGACTTATTGGACAATCTGGTAGAAGAGGCGCTTTAATGCTTACTATTGATGTTAAACATCCTGATGTTTTGGATTTTGTTAATGTTAAAAAAGATCCATCTTGGACTACTAATCAAATTATGAGTAGAATTAAGTCTATTGAGACTCTTGGTATTGATGAATTAGAGAAAATTCAAGATGAGATTATTGAGAATGTTCAAATTAGATTCGCAAATATTTCTATTAAAACTTCTGATGAGTTTATGCATTCTGTTGAAGAGCAAAATTTGTATGGTAAAAATAAAATTTTAGTTTACAAGAAGAAACAAAAAGGAGGACCTATTGAAGGAAGGGCTGCTGATGATCATAATTATTCTTATGGTATTTCTGATAAAAAATTAGATGATTATGAGTTACTTGATAAGTTTAGTAATGTTGAAGAACTTAATGAGTATTTACTTGATAAAAATTTGTCTTTAATTAAAAAAGAGCAATTGGATGATGTTTCTAATAGGGATTTTTATGGTGATTTTGTTATGGAGTCTACAAGTTTAGATTATGATTTAGCTATTAAGTATTCGGGAGATTTCTTGACTTATTTCAAGTCTGGTTCTGTTGGTGAGATTAAAGAGTTACACAAAGCAAGAGATGTTTGGAATAAATTTGTTGAAGGAAATTATAAAACTGCTGAACCTGGATTAATTTTCTGGTCACAGATGAGTAAGTATTCTCCTTCTAATTATGTTGGAAGACCTATTGCTTGTACTAACCCTTGTGGTGAGGTTCCTTTAGAAGATGGTGGAGCTTGTAATCTTGGTTCTATTAATTTATCTAGGATGGTTAAGAATGGTTATACTAGTGAGGCAAGTGTTGATTGGGATTTGCTTGCGAGTAGTACTTCTAATGTTGTAAGATTTTTAGATAATGTTGTTTGGTGGAATGAGACACTTAATGCGCTAGATAAACAAAAAGCATCTGCTCACGATACTAGAAGAATTGGAGTTGGAGTTATGGGTATTGCTGATATGTTTTTTCAGTTAGGCATTGCATATGATAGTGAGCAAGGTTTAAATTTACTTGAGAAAGTTATGAATCATATGACTCAAAATGCATATAAGACTTCTGCGAATTTGGCTAAAGAGAAAGGGGCTGCTCCTTGTTATGATGCAGCAGGATATTTGAAGAATCCATTTTATATTGAAGTTTTAGATGAAGATGTTAAAGAATTAATTAAGGAACATGGAGTTAGAAATATTGCTATTATGTCTATTGCTCCAACTGGGACTATTTCTAATGCTGTTTGTGGTATGAGGTTTGGAGATAAAAATTATATTGGTATTAGTGGTGGTATTGAGCCAGTTTTTGCTCTTTATTATTCAAGAAGATCTGAGCAGATGAATCAAGGCGCAGTCTATAAGATTTTCCATAATACAGTTCAAGCATATATTGATATGAAAGGTTTGAATGAGCAAGTTCAAGGAATTGAAACAGAGGAAGGCTTGAAAAAGATTTTGCCTGCACACTTTTTCAGGACTGCGCATCAAGTATCTCCTGATATGAGAGTTAAGTTTCAAGGAAAAGCGCAAAGATTAATTGATCATAGTATTTCATCAACTGTTAATTTACCTGAAGATGTTGATCCAGAAGTTATTTCAGATATTTATTTGAAGTCATGGAAAGAAGGATTAAAGGGAATTACAATTTATAGGGATGGGAGTCGTTATCCAATTTTAAGTGTTGTTGGAGATGAGACTGATTTTCAAAGATTTAAGGATAAGAAGTTTAGAATTAAAGATGGAGAACAAATAAAAGAAGTTCATGGAAATGAGGTTTTAGTTATGCCCTCAGGAAAATTAAGTACAATTTATCATGTTCAAAAAGGAGGTACAAATTAAAATGTCACAAGAACTAAAATTAGGAATAAATGTACATACTAAGTATGCAAATTTAGGTACAATTGAATCTATGATTCAAGGTATCATTTTTAATTTTTACGGAGGTAAAATTTAAAATGGAAAGTATAAATACAACTGATTTCATCATTGAAGAAGTTAAAATTGAACCAATTGAAGAGGAAGCTAAAGTAGTTGTTTTAGAAGATGATAAGTCTAAATTAAAACCTGCAGTTATTAGCATAAGAGAAGATATTATGGATAGACCTGATATTGTTGAAGCTAAAGTTTACAAACTTAAGAGTAGATTTGTTAAAGAGAATATGTATATTACTATGAGTTATATTAAGGATGAAGAGACTGGGATTAATAGACCTATTGAGATTTTTATTAATTCTAAAGATTTATCTAAGCTTCCAGAGTATACTGTCTTAACTAGACTTATTTCAGCAATTTTTAGACATTTTAATAATCCTAAGTTTATTTTAGAAGAGCTTCAAAGTGTTTATGATCCTAATGGAGGATATTTTATGAAGGGTAAATATATTTATTCTTTCTATAGTGAGATTGCTCTTATTATTGAAAAATTCTTTATTGACATTGGATTTATGAAAGAAAAAGAGGATGGATTAGATAATTGGATTGATACTGCAAAGAAAGCAAATCCTGACAAAAAAATTGAAGTTAATAACTTTAAGATTTGTCCAAATTGTAATCAAAAATCTCTGCAAATTGATGGTGGTTGTTTGAATTGTATTAACCCAGAATGTGGATATAGTAAGTGTTCGTAAAGAATACTTTTTTAATATTAAAAACTTTATATTGTTTCGCTATTGCATTAGAAATTAAGGCGTTTAGTGCCCTGGATAAAACCAGAGCGAGACACAAAACTAAAAAGATTTGTTTTGCATACTTTTTATGCATTTCATTTCTTTAAAAACATTTGCCGTCGATGACGGAGTAACAAACTAAAAATGAATAAACATAAAAATTTTAAAAAAAAATCTAGTCTAAGTACTAGAAGAAAAGAAAAAGATACTGATTTAGGTGATTTTGCAAAAAAGATTATGCAAGGAATAGTTATGACTCATAAAGCAGGAGGAGGTGGCCTTGTTGTTATGGCAATAGGAAGTGTAGGTTTTTTGTTTTTATTCTTATTAGGTTCAAGTATGGAAAATAGAACATTTTATTCTTTATTATTTGTTTCTATAATACTTTTATTAATAGGTGTATATATTAAAATTAGTGAAAAAAATAATTCATAAGAATTATATCCTTTTTAGCCTCGTTTTTTAGGCGAGTTAGGTGTAGAGTTCTCAAATACAAATGGAACTCGAAACCATCAATTTTTATGAGCCGTTAAAAAAGGTGAGTTCGAATTGTATTAACCCTGAATGTGGTTACTCTAAGTGTAGTTAAAATAATACTTTTTTATTTAGAATATCCAAATAAAAATTTGTATTGATTTTTTTTAATATGTTTATTTGATTTAGATAGTGCAAAATGTGATTTTCTATGTGATTGAAGATAAAAGATAACTTCGAGTAAATCTTTTGATTTAATTGTTGTAAGTTCTTCATAAATTAGAGCTGTATTTGGTTTTATTTCATGCAGATGAGACTGTATAGTAACTATTTTTCCAATATTTTCTTTTTGTGTTATTGTTTCAAGTTCTGTTGTATATTTAGGTTTTATCATAGTATGTTTGTTAAATATTTGATTTAATTTAATTATTGATTCTAAATCTTTTTTGGTTAAATCTTCAAAAAAAATAAGGATGTGGCTTATAGTCATGTATTTTTATATTTTTTAGAATATATAAATTTTCACATTAAATTTCATATTTTTAATATTAATTTTTTATTTTTTAGGATCTACATGTACAAAGCAGTCATTTATGTTTTTGTGTTTTTCAATTTCTTTTCTAACTTCTAAACTTATTTTTTGTCCTTTTTCTATTGAGATTTTTGGATCTACATCTATATGTATTTCTACTTGGATTTTGTTTCCTAAAAATTGTGTTTTTAGAGTATTTATTCCTTCAACACCATTTATTAGGAGAGTTTCTTTACTTATTTTATCTATTGTTTGTTTGCATGCTGATTTTCCCATTAAAAAATTGACATTTTCTT
It encodes the following:
- a CDS encoding BspA family leucine-rich repeat surface protein, with translation MYLDDASVDSIGSGSSFNNPLADSNCYDSGNIGTVGIWDVCNGMFIVDRTMLFYAIDNNLINSGEDFYYEFAGQNYTLGDSSYNVFTGQVTDRGDLLEWETNFNSNINYWDVSSVTNMIQMFYGTLIFNQDISSWNVSSVTMMGMTFMGQRGMFSNADSFNQDLSGWDVVQVSQCHDFAYSADSYALPKPNFVLCTP
- a CDS encoding adenosylcobalamin-dependent ribonucleoside-diphosphate reductase, which gives rise to MADMTKLEANTNMVQTKSEVKRDEFFKKIEGMFSHKSKLSKIIDPQVIVNYKETYFYLFEKIQSGELPCMKDYFSGNVLAKNIYKNKYYLKDLSNKHIEERAEDVFLRIASYVAAVEETQELREEYAEKFYRDLYDGYYLPGGRVLAGAGDLFRIKTLANCFVSVIGEDSLEGIYKAAYEAARTYSYGGGIGIDISQLRPKDSRVHNAADQSTGAVSFMELYSLTTGLIGQSGRRGALMLTIDVKHPDVLDFVNVKKDPSWTTNQIMSRIKSIETLGIDELEKIQDEIIENVQIRFANISIKTSDEFMHSVEEQNLYGKNKILVYKKKQKGGPIEGRAADDHNYSYGISDKKLDDYELLDKFSNVEELNEYLLDKNLSLIKKEQLDDVSNRDFYGDFVMESTSLDYDLAIKYSGDFLTYFKSGSVGEIKELHKARDVWNKFVEGNYKTAEPGLIFWSQMSKYSPSNYVGRPIACTNPCGEVPLEDGGACNLGSINLSRMVKNGYTSEASVDWDLLASSTSNVVRFLDNVVWWNETLNALDKQKASAHDTRRIGVGVMGIADMFFQLGIAYDSEQGLNLLEKVMNHMTQNAYKTSANLAKEKGAAPCYDAAGYLKNPFYIEVLDEDVKELIKEHGVRNIAIMSIAPTGTISNAVCGMRFGDKNYIGISGGIEPVFALYYSRRSEQMNQGAVYKIFHNTVQAYIDMKGLNEQVQGIETEEGLKKILPAHFFRTAHQVSPDMRVKFQGKAQRLIDHSISSTVNLPEDVDPEVISDIYLKSWKEGLKGITIYRDGSRYPILSVVGDETDFQRFKDKKFRIKDGEQIKEVHGNEVLVMPSGKLSTIYHVQKGGTN
- the nrdR gene encoding transcriptional regulator NrdR; this encodes MNCPYCNDSEIKVIDSRESKDGSSIKRRRECFGCSKRFSTIEKILKLDLEVKKSNGDIEVFNLQKIKRSLLKACEKRPVTLEQIEELTENILKDLKKVEESSIPTSTVGSIVLRNLKDVDEIAFLRFIIVHNDYQNLSEFMDEVGKLKNFDGLTYKRSKEKVILSE
- a CDS encoding phage holin family protein, encoding MNKHKNFKKKSSLSTRRKEKDTDLGDFAKKIMQGIVMTHKAGGGGLVVMAIGSVGFLFLFLLGSSMENRTFYSLLFVSIILLLIGVYIKISEKNNS